ACCTGCCCTCTGTGGAAGAAAACCAATTTTCTACTGAGAAATGTAACTGAACACCACATTATTATATCCAAGCATAATGTAAAGTGATGTTTCACCAATGTTACACATTTCCTGGTCAAACCCGATTACTTAAACTATTAACTaatgattaataaaacattACCTGTCAGGTGACTTGCTGACTTTGCCTTTCTGCAGACTCCCGTCACTTAAATGCTCCGGGGAGCtcagctgtctgctgtcacCTCCCACACCCCCTGAGAAGTTGATTTCATCATAGAGGGGGGCGGATGGGATGGCGGGAGACACTGACCGCAGACCATTCAAAGCCTCTAACAGCGAGATGGGTTCAAAGCCTGGAGGGACTGAATCTGTGCCCTGCGAAGACACGTGGACACAGACTGATAAACACATGGCTGCATATTCATATAGAGCACCAGAAAATAGGCTTTTGGTGGCTAATGCAACAGTTTGTCTTGCTTTCTGAAGCCTGAAAGCTACGAGGCTTGTATGAGATGTTCGTCTCACTATTTGACTTTTTTAGTGAGCTTAATTTAGTGACTTTCATCTCTTCCAATACTGAACCTCACAGTAATGTTTTTACTGCAGCACTCTGTATTGCCCAGTATTCCCTGGATATTGCTGTACATCTTAGCCAGTTTTAGCAGATTTTAACTGATTGTACACAGATGAGTACGGGACTTACTGAGTGCTCGTCGTGGTCCATAGTCTGAGCCAGAACCGGGCTGAAGGACACAGGAGAAAGAGCCCCTGGCTTTTTCCTCACCGCTCTGATCTGCAGCAGGGCTCTGAAGGCTGGTGAGGGGCAAACAGGGTCAAATTAAACACAGTAACAATGTGAAGTCATTACGCCAAACTTTGACCAGTGttaataaaacaccttaaagaGCAGAATTTATTGAAATAGTGTAACACTTCTTACGCAGCCGGCAGATCGGACAGTTGTTGGCCTGGTAACGCAGAGTGTCTGCGCAGGAGTTGCAGAGGCACAAATGTCTGCAGGGCAGGATGAGTGTGTCTCgcaggtcagacagacagacaacacactCGTTGCTGTTGTCGCTGTTCTCATCATCTGAtggctggagaaaaaaaaaaaaaagaaaattcacacaaataaaacactgatgaaCCTTAACAGCCCTGCGATTACTGTATATGGTAATATTCCCACTCAAACCTTGGTTTCTtggttgtttttattctcaATCCCGTAGATCTCCTGTAAGAGGTAGCTCACACGGTccacctacaaacacacagtacagtcaTACACAACGAGGTCCAAGAACTCAAAACATACATTTCTCTCCACTGTCTTGTCTTACCCTCATATTTTTAAATTGCAGAGAGGAATGAGAATTTAAATCATCTGTCTAACATGAAATTACTTGAGTTTTTTGTTATCCAAGTCTATACTCAGCGTCTACTTTAGAGATCTGCGTTATTGCCAGACTCCCGGGGGTCTCGGCACAGATTTTTCATATGCTGTAGATGAGTGTGAGAGGGTCACTGACGCTCTGACTAAAACATCCTACCAGGCATTAACAACCTGCTGCAGCACATACACTATCTGCATACTGACTTGGATTTAGGgcgattaaaaaaaatgaattcattaaagcAAAGTGAGGACATGCACCACAGATTCCACTTCTAACTTTAATAGTTTGCTGAAGGAAGTATTGAAGTAAGAACATAAATAAACCTACGATCTGCTTCTGCTTCAGAGGCTTGACGGAGAAACTGCCATCAACGTGCTGGAGGTgggaaaacaaacatatttgtAGCTTCtgtaaaaacttgttttatgCAGACTAGAAGTATTTTTCTTTACATGTATACATACTCGTTCAAAGGCTGCCAAAAGCACGTGAGCGTGTCCAAGACAGTCTTGAAAAGAACACACAGTATCGTCATTAATATGGATGCTAACCGAAATGTGTATTTAACAACAGAATTCATGAACTATAGTGACATAGAACAGTAATATGGAATCACACTATTTCATAAATGGGCCTTTTGTTTCTGTCCAGCCAAACTCACTAGAGAAGATACTTTGTCCTGATTGCGGCTCCAGTAACCTACCGTCTCCTTCGTCAACCACAGCCTGGATTACCATGGGAAACACTCCTCGGTCCAGGTCAAAGTTCAGCTTTAAGGGAAAGACACATAGAGTTTATTATCCAGTGAGACACGGTTACGACCAGAGGACATGCATCTACGTGTGCAGTCAGTCAAAGATTGTgcagtgaaagagaaaacaggatATTAACAGACAAAAACCAACCCCAGGGGACACtatgtgtttttgtcatgagTGATCCTGTAACAAACTCCACTTAGTAACTGCTGCACATACTTACATCTTCCTCTTTCCACTCGCTGAAGTCTATTTTGAAAGACGGCATGGAGAACTGTTGGCTGACCCCTCGCTTGTAATGCACCGTTTCAGAGACCAGTGACGGATTCTTTGGGCTGTACCTGCACACAGTTTGTTACACAGAAAGATGATAAGTGGAAGGACTCACAacatcacacactgacatttagaCATGTATTAGTAAGGAAGCCATCTTTAGGCATTATATTCAATACAGTCATcaattagcagcagcagcagcagcagcagtgacatcTGAGCTTTCTGATCCCGGAAGCATGTATCCTCTTTCAGTTTCATCATGACACACTAACTTCAGTACGAAATATTACTTTCATCTTCGTCTAAGTCTTATCTGCAGTATCCATGGCGACTGGTGGTTGCTAAGGACCCGCCGTATCTATTCTAGTGTTTGTGCTCCGAGGCTTGAATCTCACCCCCACCCATTAAACAGAGTCTAAATGTCTGCGGCACGACGCCTTCCACTAAAACGACGCTTGTGAGTCAGTTAgattcatctgtttgtttggttA
This genomic window from Pempheris klunzingeri isolate RE-2024b chromosome 17, fPemKlu1.hap1, whole genome shotgun sequence contains:
- the mgrn1b gene encoding E3 ubiquitin-protein ligase MGRN1b isoform X2 — protein: MGSILSRRIAGVEDIDIQANSAYRFPPKSGNYFASHFFMGGEKFDTPHPEGYLFGENMDLNFLGNRPVQFPYVTPAPHEPVKTLRSLVNIRKDSLRLVRYKDDSDTPTEDGGKPKVQYGVEFTFDADARVAITLYCQAFEEFSNGMAVYSPKNPSLVSETVHYKRGVSQQFSMPSFKIDFSEWKEEDLNFDLDRGVFPMVIQAVVDEGDDCLGHAHVLLAAFERHVDGSFSVKPLKQKQIVDRVSYLLQEIYGIENKNNQETKPSDDENSDNSNECVVCLSDLRDTLILPCRHLCLCNSCADTLRYQANNCPICRLPFRALLQIRAVRKKPGALSPVSFSPVLAQTMDHDEHSGTDSVPPGFEPISLLEALNGLRSVSPAIPSAPLYDEINFSGGVGGDSRQLSSPEHLSDGSLQKGKVSKSPDSTLRSPSSPIQEEDEEKLSEMSDAQPHTMLSSSPAPTDATATEDVAESLSPDDEDRMHSGGDILQDCSSEHSSLTKTESDPPGDLSLPGSSESTESLKSQSTNCSSQPLLCPSSSLHMEDEHLNP
- the mgrn1b gene encoding E3 ubiquitin-protein ligase MGRN1b isoform X4, coding for MGSILSRRIAGVEDIDIQANSAYRFPPKSGNYFASHFFMGGEKFDTPHPEGYLFGENMDLNFLGNRPVQFPYVTPAPHEPVKTLRSLVNIRKDSLRLVRYKDDSDTPTEDGGKPKVQYGVEFTFDADARVAITLYCQAFEEFSNGMAVYSPKNPSLVSETVHYKRGVSQQFSMPSFKIDFSEWKEEDLNFDLDRGVFPMVIQAVVDEGDDCLGHAHVLLAAFERHVDGSFSVKPLKQKQIVDRVSYLLQEIYGIENKNNQETKPSDDENSDNSNECVVCLSDLRDTLILPCRHLCLCNSCADTLRYQANNCPICRLPFRALLQIRAVRKKPGALSPVSFSPVLAQTMDHDEHSGTDSVPPGFEPISLLEALNGLRSVSPAIPSAPLYDEINFSGGVGGDSRQLSSPEHLSDGSLQKGKVSKSPDSTLRSPSSPIQEEDEEKLSEMSDAQPHTMLSSSPAPTDATATEDVAESLSPDDEDRMHSGGDILQDCSSEHSSLTKTESDPPGDLSLPALGPDSCSIGMEE
- the mgrn1b gene encoding E3 ubiquitin-protein ligase MGRN1b isoform X1 translates to MGSILSRRIAGVEDIDIQANSAYRFPPKSGNYFASHFFMGGEKFDTPHPEGYLFGENMDLNFLGNRPVQFPYVTPAPHEPVKTLRSLVNIRKDSLRLVRYKDDSDTPTEDGGKPKVQYGVEFTFDADARVAITLYCQAFEEFSNGMAVYSPKNPSLVSETVHYKRGVSQQFSMPSFKIDFSEWKEEDLNFDLDRGVFPMVIQAVVDEGDGRLLEPQSGQSIFSNCLGHAHVLLAAFERHVDGSFSVKPLKQKQIVDRVSYLLQEIYGIENKNNQETKPSDDENSDNSNECVVCLSDLRDTLILPCRHLCLCNSCADTLRYQANNCPICRLPFRALLQIRAVRKKPGALSPVSFSPVLAQTMDHDEHSGTDSVPPGFEPISLLEALNGLRSVSPAIPSAPLYDEINFSGGVGGDSRQLSSPEHLSDGSLQKGKVSKSPDSTLRSPSSPIQEEDEEKLSEMSDAQPHTMLSSSPAPTDATATEDVAESLSPDDEDRMHSGGDILQDCSSEHSSLTKTESDPPGDLSLPGSSESTESLKSQSTNCSSQPLLCPSSSLHMEDEHLNP
- the mgrn1b gene encoding E3 ubiquitin-protein ligase MGRN1b isoform X3 — encoded protein: MGSILSRRIAGVEDIDIQANSAYRFPPKSGNYFASHFFMGGEKFDTPHPEGYLFGENMDLNFLGNRPVQFPYVTPAPHEPVKTLRSLVNIRKDSLRLVRYKDDSDTPTEDGGKPKVQYGVEFTFDADARVAITLYCQAFEEFSNGMAVYSPKNPSLVSETVHYKRGVSQQFSMPSFKIDFSEWKEEDLNFDLDRGVFPMVIQAVVDEGDGRLLEPQSGQSIFSNCLGHAHVLLAAFERHVDGSFSVKPLKQKQIVDRVSYLLQEIYGIENKNNQETKPSDDENSDNSNECVVCLSDLRDTLILPCRHLCLCNSCADTLRYQANNCPICRLPFRALLQIRAVRKKPGALSPVSFSPVLAQTMDHDEHSGTDSVPPGFEPISLLEALNGLRSVSPAIPSAPLYDEINFSGGVGGDSRQLSSPEHLSDGSLQKGKVSKSPDSTLRSPSSPIQEEDEEKLSEMSDAQPHTMLSSSPAPTDATATEDVAESLSPDDEDRMHSGGDILQDCSSEHSSLTKTESDPPGDLSLPALGPDSCSIGMEE